In Pseudomonas asiatica, the following are encoded in one genomic region:
- a CDS encoding non-ribosomal peptide synthetase → MNADQTLKLARRFIELSPDKRRLFLKALQGEGMDFSVLPIAPGVEVAERDQLSYAQRRMWFLWQLDPQGAAYNLPMAVRLNGPLNLAALQHAFDALVARHETLRTRFVADGDDVRQQVEASAAPLQLHQDALAGLDEGARQAAIETIAEAEALAPFDLASGPLLRVRLLQLAAQEHILLFTLHHIVADGWSMNVLIDEFLHLYDAAVAGSEAHLEPLPIQYRDYALWQRSWLQAGEQERQLAYWQARLGDDHSPLELPLDRSREGRPSYRGARHEFPIAADVVERLRGLARKHNVTLFMVLLAAFKLLLQRYSGQSAIRVGVPIANRNRAESQGLIGCFINTQVLHTEIDPLLDITGLLQRVRETALGAQSHQDLPFEQLVEALDLPRSSESPLFRVLFNHQAQVADVQAIETRSGLSLAPVVLAKHSARFDLALDTHERAGQLHAAFTYATDVFDTATVEALGEQWLALVQALADEAAGAVGELPLPGLAPAIGAPAQADATLLVHQRFAAAASRHPERTAVMAAGEQASFAELDARAEAIAGRLVEAGAGPDTLVGVLADRSVGMLASILGVLKAGGAYLPLEPEQPAERLAYMLADSATRLVLAPGNWQAELPEGVQRLDWAQTGSGSAARIAPAPANLAYVIYTSGTTGQPKGVAISHGGLANYVEGIAARLPLERIRSMAQVSTPAADLGHTMLFGALCGSHTLHLLLREQVLDAEGFAAYLTEHQVDALKIVPSHLEAMLVAGRSALPAQCLVLGGEAISPSLLGKVRNLAPALKVFNHYGPTETTVGVLVAELNGQASLGQPLANTRVAVLDRCLQPLPAKAKGELYIGGAGLARGYLNRPALTAERFVPDPNGHGQRLYRSGDWVRQGSDLQFAGRMDGQVKVRGYRVELAEIENQLRALGGVANALVRVHGQGPQLQLAAWLVPVQMPADSLAWQESIRASLKSLLPEHMVPTHLMVLEHLPVTVNGKVDVKALPEPAATQVAYQAPQTPLQTQLAQIWAQVLQVPQVGLGDNFFALGGHSLLATQAVSRIRKQLGVDIPLRSLFDTVDLQAFAQAVAEGEQGAGLDIEILDRQQPLPVSPSQNRQWLFWKLNPESLAYNTPMAVRMQGHLDHCAVEAALDALVARHESLRTVFVEADGLPWQRILPAATVPIGFEDLSGQDHAAQMRKLEAEAFVPFDLEHGPLLRARLFRVHAQEHLLSLTLHHIVSDGWSMSLLVREFAAAYNAAATGQAQAVEPLPVQYADFAAWQRKWLAEGQMQAQIDYWKARLEDDFEVLELPADRIRPQVKSYQGSRFDVRLPQALTERLRALAVASNATLFHVFLAAYAIVLSRYSRKGTLNIGVPVTNRNRLELEGLIGFFINVVVARIRVDGSQPFSQLLAAIKETTLQAQANKDVPFLEVAEALYPERDQGVNPIFQVLYNHLRDLGEQVSSDALHGLQVKEVDLLEPGAQYDISLNTLERSDGVTASFNYCTDLFDAARIERMAGHWQALLEAICAEPQCCIAELDFLGSCERQQLTHGWNPAPQAGSGLCAHQLLARQAHERPDALALIFDDQQMTYAELDRSSNQLAHRLRALGVGPDCLVGVAVERGLGMALALIAIHKAGGAYVPLDPDYPQERLAYMVEDSNIGLLLADAPSRERLQLGKQLPCVVLEPGTEWLQAWTAEPLANLAAPHNLAYVIYTSGSTGMPKGVAIDHQALSLFCQVAGDYSRLTPDDRVLQFATISFDGFIEQFFPPLAQGACVVLRDLRLWDTATLLDEINRHGVTVADLPAAYWRLLALERRAPAAYGRLKQIHVGGEAVPEDALRAWLADGPPAVRLLNTYGPTEATVVATTYDCSQMTVEQISLGGVPIGRALPGRTLHALDDGLAPTPVGVPGELFIGGAGCLARGYHQRPSLTAERFIPDPFDPVGGGRLYRTGDLGCYDENGQLAYRGRVDHQVKVRGFRIELGEIEQYLRAHPDVREATVLAIDLPGGKQLCAYAVPAEGYRGDLRQALKQYLKASLPDYMIPAYLVTLPSMPLTPSGKLDRKALPLPDPNQPQHDYQAPQTERQQQLANIWAQLLNVARVGLSDNFFELGGHSLLAAQAVSRINVELGLDIPLRLIFSHPELRAFAQALDEQGLSLSDDGLSDIEHMMNAFTEA, encoded by the coding sequence ATGAATGCCGACCAAACGCTCAAGCTCGCCCGCCGCTTCATCGAACTCAGCCCCGACAAGCGCCGCCTGTTCCTCAAGGCGCTGCAGGGCGAGGGCATGGATTTTTCCGTGCTGCCGATTGCGCCCGGGGTGGAGGTGGCCGAGCGTGACCAGCTGTCTTACGCCCAGCGGCGCATGTGGTTCCTCTGGCAGCTCGACCCGCAAGGCGCGGCGTACAACCTGCCCATGGCCGTGCGCCTGAATGGCCCGCTGAACCTGGCCGCCCTGCAGCACGCCTTCGATGCCCTGGTGGCCCGCCACGAAACCCTGCGCACCCGCTTCGTCGCCGACGGCGATGACGTGCGCCAGCAGGTCGAGGCCAGCGCCGCCCCGTTGCAGCTGCACCAGGATGCCCTGGCCGGCCTGGACGAGGGCGCCCGTCAGGCCGCCATCGAAACCATCGCCGAAGCCGAAGCCCTGGCCCCCTTCGACCTGGCCAGTGGCCCGCTGTTGCGGGTGCGCCTGCTGCAACTGGCGGCACAGGAGCACATCCTGCTGTTCACCCTGCACCACATCGTCGCCGACGGCTGGTCGATGAACGTGCTGATCGACGAATTCCTGCACCTGTACGACGCCGCCGTGGCCGGCAGCGAAGCCCACCTGGAACCGCTGCCGATCCAGTACCGCGACTACGCCCTGTGGCAGCGCAGCTGGCTCCAGGCCGGTGAGCAGGAGCGCCAGCTGGCCTACTGGCAGGCGCGCCTGGGCGATGACCATTCGCCGCTGGAGCTGCCACTGGACCGCAGCCGCGAGGGCCGCCCCAGCTATCGTGGCGCGCGTCACGAGTTCCCCATCGCCGCAGATGTCGTCGAACGGCTGCGCGGTCTGGCACGCAAGCATAACGTCACCCTGTTCATGGTCCTGCTGGCCGCCTTCAAGCTGCTACTGCAGCGCTACAGCGGCCAGTCGGCGATCCGTGTCGGCGTGCCCATCGCCAACCGCAACCGCGCCGAAAGCCAAGGGCTGATCGGTTGCTTCATCAATACCCAGGTATTGCACACCGAAATCGACCCGCTGCTGGATATCACCGGCCTGCTCCAGCGCGTGCGCGAAACCGCCCTAGGCGCTCAAAGCCACCAGGACCTGCCGTTCGAGCAACTGGTCGAAGCCCTGGACCTGCCGCGCAGCAGCGAGAGCCCGCTGTTCCGTGTGCTGTTCAACCACCAGGCGCAGGTGGCGGATGTGCAAGCCATCGAGACCCGCTCCGGCCTGAGCCTGGCGCCAGTCGTGCTGGCAAAGCACAGCGCCCGCTTCGACCTGGCGCTGGATACCCATGAGCGAGCGGGGCAGCTGCATGCAGCGTTCACCTATGCGACCGACGTGTTCGATACGGCCACCGTCGAAGCCCTTGGCGAGCAGTGGCTAGCCCTGGTGCAGGCATTGGCCGACGAAGCGGCTGGCGCAGTTGGCGAGTTGCCATTGCCAGGCCTGGCCCCTGCCATTGGCGCGCCTGCGCAGGCTGACGCAACGCTGCTGGTTCACCAGCGCTTTGCCGCCGCCGCCAGCCGCCACCCCGAGCGCACGGCGGTGATGGCTGCGGGCGAGCAGGCCAGCTTCGCCGAACTCGATGCCCGCGCCGAAGCCATTGCAGGCCGGCTGGTGGAAGCCGGAGCAGGGCCGGACACACTGGTCGGCGTGCTGGCCGACCGCAGTGTCGGCATGCTCGCCAGTATCCTCGGCGTGCTCAAGGCCGGTGGCGCCTACCTGCCACTGGAGCCCGAGCAGCCGGCCGAACGCTTGGCCTACATGCTCGCCGACAGCGCTACGCGCCTTGTACTGGCGCCCGGTAACTGGCAGGCCGAACTGCCCGAGGGCGTGCAGCGCCTGGACTGGGCGCAAACCGGCAGCGGCAGCGCCGCCCGCATCGCCCCGGCGCCGGCCAACCTGGCCTACGTGATCTACACCTCCGGCACCACCGGCCAGCCCAAGGGCGTGGCGATCAGCCATGGCGGCCTGGCCAACTACGTCGAAGGCATCGCCGCACGTTTGCCGCTCGAGCGCATCCGTAGCATGGCCCAGGTCTCGACCCCGGCTGCCGACCTCGGCCACACCATGCTGTTCGGCGCCTTGTGCGGCAGCCACACCCTGCATTTGCTGCTACGCGAGCAGGTGCTGGATGCCGAAGGCTTCGCCGCCTACCTGACCGAGCACCAGGTAGACGCGCTGAAGATCGTACCGTCGCACCTGGAGGCCATGTTGGTGGCTGGCCGCTCGGCGCTGCCGGCCCAGTGCCTGGTGCTCGGCGGCGAGGCCATCAGCCCGAGCCTGCTGGGCAAGGTCCGCAACCTGGCCCCGGCGCTCAAGGTGTTCAACCACTACGGCCCGACCGAGACCACCGTCGGTGTGCTGGTCGCCGAACTGAACGGGCAGGCCAGCCTCGGCCAGCCACTGGCCAACACCCGCGTCGCGGTGCTCGACCGCTGCCTGCAACCCCTGCCGGCCAAAGCCAAGGGCGAGCTGTACATCGGTGGCGCCGGCCTGGCCCGTGGCTACCTGAACCGCCCGGCACTCACCGCCGAGCGCTTCGTTCCCGACCCGAACGGCCACGGCCAGCGCCTGTACCGCAGCGGTGACTGGGTTCGCCAAGGCAGCGACCTGCAGTTCGCCGGTCGCATGGATGGCCAGGTCAAGGTCCGTGGCTATCGCGTGGAACTGGCCGAAATCGAAAACCAGCTGCGTGCCCTGGGCGGTGTCGCCAATGCCCTGGTGCGCGTGCATGGCCAAGGGCCGCAACTGCAACTGGCTGCCTGGCTGGTGCCCGTTCAGATGCCGGCCGACAGCCTGGCCTGGCAGGAATCGATCCGCGCCAGCCTCAAGAGCCTGCTGCCCGAGCACATGGTGCCGACCCACCTGATGGTGCTGGAGCACCTGCCGGTCACGGTCAACGGTAAGGTCGATGTCAAGGCACTGCCGGAACCCGCCGCCACCCAGGTGGCCTATCAAGCGCCGCAGACCCCGCTGCAAACGCAATTGGCACAGATTTGGGCGCAAGTCCTGCAAGTACCGCAGGTAGGCCTGGGCGACAACTTCTTTGCCCTTGGCGGCCATTCGCTGCTGGCCACCCAGGCGGTATCGCGGATACGCAAGCAATTGGGCGTGGATATTCCGCTGCGCAGCCTGTTCGACACCGTCGACCTGCAGGCCTTCGCCCAGGCCGTGGCCGAAGGCGAGCAGGGCGCAGGCCTGGACATCGAAATCCTCGATCGCCAGCAACCGCTGCCAGTGTCCCCCTCGCAGAACCGCCAGTGGCTGTTCTGGAAGCTCAACCCCGAAAGCCTGGCCTACAACACGCCGATGGCCGTGCGCATGCAGGGCCACCTCGACCACTGCGCCGTGGAGGCAGCGCTGGATGCCTTGGTGGCCCGCCACGAATCGTTGCGCACGGTGTTCGTCGAGGCCGACGGCCTGCCTTGGCAGCGCATCCTGCCGGCTGCCACGGTACCGATCGGTTTCGAAGACCTCAGCGGCCAGGACCACGCCGCGCAGATGCGCAAGCTGGAAGCTGAAGCCTTCGTCCCGTTCGACCTGGAGCACGGCCCGCTGCTGCGCGCACGCTTGTTCAGGGTGCATGCGCAGGAGCACCTGCTGTCGCTGACCTTGCACCATATCGTCTCCGATGGCTGGTCGATGAGCCTGCTGGTGCGCGAGTTCGCCGCCGCCTACAACGCCGCCGCCACGGGCCAGGCGCAAGCCGTCGAGCCGCTGCCGGTGCAGTACGCCGACTTCGCCGCCTGGCAGCGCAAGTGGCTGGCCGAGGGGCAGATGCAGGCGCAGATCGACTACTGGAAGGCCCGCCTGGAAGACGACTTCGAAGTGCTGGAACTGCCTGCCGACCGCATTCGCCCGCAGGTCAAAAGCTACCAGGGCAGCCGCTTCGACGTGCGCCTGCCACAGGCCCTCACCGAGCGCCTGCGGGCACTGGCGGTGGCATCCAACGCCACATTGTTCCATGTGTTCCTGGCGGCCTATGCCATCGTGCTGTCGCGCTACAGCCGCAAGGGCACGCTCAACATTGGCGTGCCGGTCACCAACCGCAACCGCCTGGAGCTTGAGGGGCTGATCGGCTTCTTCATCAACGTGGTCGTGGCTCGTATCCGTGTCGATGGCAGCCAGCCGTTCTCGCAGCTGCTGGCGGCGATCAAGGAGACCACCCTGCAGGCCCAGGCCAACAAGGATGTGCCGTTCCTCGAAGTAGCCGAGGCGCTGTATCCGGAGCGTGACCAGGGTGTGAACCCGATCTTCCAGGTGCTGTACAACCACCTGCGCGACCTCGGCGAGCAGGTGTCCAGCGATGCCCTGCACGGCCTGCAGGTCAAGGAAGTGGACCTGTTGGAGCCGGGCGCGCAGTACGACATATCGCTCAACACCCTGGAGCGCTCCGATGGCGTGACGGCCTCGTTCAACTATTGCACCGACCTGTTCGATGCCGCGCGTATCGAGCGCATGGCCGGGCATTGGCAAGCACTGCTGGAAGCCATCTGCGCCGAACCACAATGCTGCATTGCCGAGCTGGACTTCCTTGGCAGTTGCGAACGCCAGCAGCTGACCCACGGCTGGAACCCGGCGCCCCAGGCTGGCAGCGGCTTGTGTGCGCACCAGCTGCTGGCGCGACAGGCCCACGAGCGGCCGGATGCGCTGGCGCTGATCTTCGACGACCAGCAGATGACCTACGCCGAACTGGACCGCAGCAGCAACCAACTGGCTCACCGCCTTCGGGCGCTGGGTGTGGGGCCGGACTGCCTGGTTGGCGTGGCTGTCGAGCGCGGCCTGGGCATGGCCCTGGCGCTGATCGCCATTCACAAGGCGGGTGGCGCCTATGTGCCGCTGGACCCGGACTACCCGCAAGAACGCCTGGCCTACATGGTCGAGGACAGCAATATCGGCCTGCTGCTGGCCGATGCGCCCTCGCGTGAGCGCCTGCAATTGGGCAAGCAACTGCCCTGCGTGGTACTGGAGCCGGGCACCGAGTGGCTGCAAGCCTGGACCGCCGAACCGCTGGCCAACCTGGCGGCACCGCACAACCTCGCCTATGTCATCTACACCTCCGGCTCCACCGGCATGCCCAAGGGCGTGGCCATCGACCACCAGGCCCTGTCGCTGTTCTGCCAGGTGGCCGGCGACTATTCGCGCCTCACCCCGGACGATCGCGTGCTGCAGTTCGCCACCATCAGCTTCGATGGCTTCATCGAGCAGTTCTTCCCGCCGCTGGCCCAGGGCGCCTGTGTGGTCCTGCGCGACCTGCGGCTGTGGGACACCGCCACCCTGCTGGACGAGATCAACCGCCACGGCGTGACCGTGGCCGACCTGCCGGCGGCCTACTGGCGCCTGCTGGCGCTGGAGCGCCGAGCCCCCGCGGCCTATGGCCGGCTGAAGCAGATTCACGTGGGGGGAGAGGCGGTGCCGGAAGATGCCCTGCGCGCCTGGCTGGCCGATGGCCCGCCAGCAGTGCGCCTGCTGAACACCTACGGCCCGACCGAAGCCACCGTGGTCGCCACCACCTACGATTGTTCGCAGATGACCGTGGAGCAGATCAGCCTGGGCGGCGTACCGATCGGCCGTGCCTTGCCGGGGCGTACCCTGCATGCTCTGGACGATGGCCTGGCGCCGACGCCGGTGGGCGTGCCCGGCGAGCTGTTCATCGGCGGGGCAGGTTGCCTGGCGCGCGGTTATCACCAGCGGCCGTCACTCACCGCCGAGCGTTTCATCCCCGACCCGTTCGACCCGGTTGGCGGTGGCCGCCTGTACCGCACCGGCGACCTCGGCTGCTACGACGAAAACGGCCAGCTGGCCTATCGCGGCCGGGTCGACCATCAGGTGAAGGTGCGCGGCTTCCGTATTGAGCTGGGCGAGATCGAGCAGTACCTGCGGGCGCACCCGGACGTTCGCGAAGCCACCGTGCTGGCCATCGACCTGCCCGGTGGCAAGCAGCTATGCGCCTATGCGGTGCCGGCCGAAGGCTACCGCGGCGATCTGCGCCAGGCCCTGAAGCAGTACCTGAAGGCCAGCCTGCCGGACTACATGATCCCGGCCTACCTGGTGACCCTGCCGAGCATGCCGCTGACCCCCAGCGGCAAACTCGACCGCAAGGCGCTGCCGCTGCCCGACCCGAACCAGCCACAGCATGACTACCAGGCGCCGCAGACCGAGCGGCAGCAGCAGCTCGCGAACATCTGGGCGCAGTTGCTTAACGTTGCCCGGGTCGGCCTGAGCGACAACTTCTTCGAGCTGGGCGGCCACTCCTTGCTGGCGGCCCAGGCAGTGTCGCGGATCAACGTCGAGCTTGGGCTGGACATACCCCTGCGGCTGATCTTCAGCCACCCCGAACTACGCGCGTTCGCCCAGGCACTGGACGAGCAGGGCCTGTCGCTCTCCGACGATGGCCTGAGCGATATCGAACACATGATGAATGCATTCACAGAGGCCTGA
- a CDS encoding PAAR domain-containing protein, giving the protein MSMRMNIFGRYQGLDGDETSTGAICIASQARGRVHGRNWLLQGDPTTPCPLCGQAGTIVEGEVRWRQDGIPTALDGALVQCGCPQGSNRLVASGYAPPASRRAPAPEPVREAPAQARTGNPARSTYQPEVVQPSPTPQGMEPGFYIVPRCMTYQEILAELGAPQANLPRSILERLNPTYQQGFKAGEIFVIGDGLRRPVCTREELSAMSAAKQAREALAELTPEEAEFMMRHQAEIAALLSDVSLAMGVSEAMVAKSLDELSTILKKIEELHKVQFVKHGHLRHPEFFAERQKLFTQLSANLNATLLKKHLNLGNYESLRRDLGISSRSLVHHWSKAGGPTHIPGYSTHLDKLAKLAKYLKAGGRVGITIGGGGSALKISEVCKEGNTNACKKVSVSEAGNFSGGLAGGWLAGKIAGRISAKVCWRVGPYAVACGIVITGGGALAGSIGGMEAGEEFGELVFEVFGDD; this is encoded by the coding sequence ATGAGCATGCGCATGAACATCTTCGGCCGATACCAAGGCCTGGACGGCGACGAAACCAGCACAGGCGCCATTTGCATTGCCAGCCAAGCCAGGGGCCGTGTGCATGGCCGCAACTGGCTACTTCAAGGCGACCCGACCACACCCTGCCCGCTATGTGGACAAGCGGGCACCATCGTCGAGGGCGAAGTCCGCTGGCGGCAGGATGGTATTCCCACGGCTCTGGACGGAGCACTGGTGCAATGCGGGTGCCCACAGGGCAGCAATCGCCTGGTTGCAAGTGGGTACGCACCTCCGGCTTCGCGCAGGGCACCCGCACCTGAGCCTGTTCGTGAGGCACCAGCACAGGCCCGGACGGGTAACCCGGCAAGAAGTACCTATCAGCCTGAGGTGGTTCAGCCCTCGCCCACCCCTCAAGGCATGGAGCCCGGTTTCTACATCGTTCCGCGCTGCATGACGTATCAGGAAATCCTGGCAGAACTGGGCGCGCCGCAGGCCAACCTGCCTCGGTCGATTCTGGAGCGGCTGAACCCGACCTATCAGCAGGGGTTCAAGGCGGGCGAGATCTTTGTCATTGGCGATGGTTTGAGGCGCCCGGTGTGCACTCGGGAAGAACTGTCTGCGATGAGTGCAGCAAAACAAGCTCGTGAAGCACTGGCGGAACTGACGCCCGAAGAGGCGGAATTCATGATGCGCCATCAAGCCGAGATTGCTGCGTTGCTCAGCGATGTGAGCCTGGCGATGGGGGTGAGCGAGGCGATGGTTGCCAAGTCGCTGGATGAACTCAGCACCATTTTGAAAAAAATCGAAGAGCTCCATAAAGTCCAATTCGTCAAGCACGGACATCTTCGGCACCCTGAGTTCTTTGCAGAACGTCAAAAGCTGTTCACGCAATTGAGTGCAAACTTGAATGCGACCCTTCTAAAAAAACACCTCAATCTCGGAAACTATGAAAGTCTGCGCCGGGACTTGGGAATTTCTTCGAGAAGCTTGGTGCACCACTGGAGCAAAGCGGGAGGACCGACACATATCCCTGGCTACTCGACACACTTAGACAAGCTGGCCAAGCTGGCTAAATATTTAAAAGCCGGAGGGCGTGTTGGCATTACTATTGGCGGTGGCGGATCTGCCCTGAAAATTTCAGAGGTGTGCAAAGAGGGCAACACAAATGCCTGTAAAAAAGTCAGCGTTTCTGAGGCAGGTAATTTCTCCGGTGGCTTAGCTGGTGGCTGGTTGGCAGGAAAAATTGCGGGCAGAATCTCTGCGAAGGTTTGCTGGAGAGTCGGACCCTACGCCGTAGCATGCGGAATAGTGATCACTGGTGGAGGCGCCTTGGCCGGCAGCATCGGTGGTATGGAAGCGGGTGAGGAGTTCGGAGAATTAGTCTTCGAGGTCTTTGGAGATGATTGA
- a CDS encoding DUF3077 domain-containing protein: MTDETKTTPGVTYFYQGEGQTHPLFRIAEGIPCRSAREQASELMGYARDLSLTGLMDGDQQMLWASHYFAAMAKALLDDAELGLLR, from the coding sequence ATGACCGACGAAACCAAAACCACCCCCGGTGTCACCTACTTCTACCAAGGCGAAGGCCAAACCCATCCGCTGTTCCGTATCGCTGAGGGCATCCCCTGCCGCAGCGCCCGGGAGCAAGCCTCGGAGTTGATGGGCTATGCACGCGACTTGTCACTGACCGGTTTGATGGACGGCGATCAGCAGATGCTCTGGGCTTCGCATTACTTTGCAGCCATGGCCAAGGCGCTGCTGGATGATGCCGAGTTGGGTTTGCTGCGCTGA
- a CDS encoding TauD/TfdA family dioxygenase — protein MSELLSFAIEPLDAARGNLPLLVRAPEPGIDLLEAFAELQPLVDRHLLQAGGILFRGFEVGGAEAFRQFAASFGHPLLNYEFGSTPRSNVTKGVYTSTEYPAHQSIPLHNEQAYTLEWPMKIWFYSVIPAETGGQTPIADSREVYRRMPVRIRERLVEKGLMYVRNYGNGLDVEWSQVFNTEDPRQVEAYCRAHAIECIWKDDGELRTRQRCQVVARHPVTGEDVWFNQAHLFHVSNLQPEVRESLMDIVEEEDLPRNVYYGDGTTIEDSLLDEVRGVLDECTISFPWLENDVLMLDNMLAAHARSPFTGKRKVVVAMAQGHREVLG, from the coding sequence ATGAGTGAACTGCTGAGCTTTGCGATCGAACCCTTGGACGCCGCGCGCGGCAACCTGCCGCTGCTGGTACGCGCGCCGGAGCCGGGTATCGACCTGCTGGAAGCCTTTGCCGAATTGCAGCCGCTGGTGGACCGGCACCTGCTGCAGGCCGGCGGCATCCTGTTTCGCGGGTTCGAGGTGGGTGGTGCCGAAGCTTTCCGCCAGTTCGCCGCTTCTTTCGGCCACCCGTTGCTCAATTACGAATTTGGCTCCACCCCGCGCAGCAACGTGACCAAGGGGGTGTACACCTCCACCGAGTACCCGGCGCACCAGAGCATCCCCCTGCACAACGAGCAGGCCTATACCCTGGAATGGCCGATGAAGATCTGGTTCTACAGCGTGATCCCCGCCGAGACCGGTGGCCAGACGCCGATTGCCGACAGCCGCGAGGTTTACCGGCGCATGCCGGTGCGTATTCGTGAGCGGCTGGTGGAGAAGGGGCTGATGTACGTGCGCAACTACGGCAACGGCCTTGATGTGGAATGGTCGCAGGTGTTCAACACTGAGGACCCGCGCCAGGTCGAGGCCTATTGCCGGGCGCATGCCATCGAGTGCATCTGGAAGGATGACGGCGAATTGCGCACCCGTCAGCGCTGCCAGGTGGTGGCGCGTCACCCGGTGACCGGGGAGGACGTGTGGTTCAACCAGGCGCACCTGTTCCATGTGTCGAACCTGCAGCCAGAAGTGCGCGAGTCGTTGATGGACATCGTCGAGGAAGAGGACCTGCCGCGTAACGTGTATTACGGCGACGGTACGACCATCGAGGATTCGCTGCTCGATGAAGTGCGTGGGGTGCTGGATGAATGCACCATTAGCTTCCCTTGGCTGGAGAACGATGTGCTGATGCTGGATAACATGCTCGCGGCGCATGCGCGGTCGCCGTTTACCGGCAAGCGCAAGGTAGTGGTGGCGATGGCGCAGGGGCATAGGGAGGTGTTGGGCTGA
- the azu gene encoding azurin — protein MTRQLLLLALLAVAPAAWSAEPCAVEIHGTDQMTFDKAAITVPKACAVFTVTLTHPGDMPKNVMGHNWVLSTQADMQGVLDDGQKAGEALDYVKPGDTRVLAHTRLIGGGETDSISLDVRSLKAGTAYSFYCSFPFHGTLMKGSLTLGS, from the coding sequence ATGACTCGCCAGCTTCTGCTCCTCGCCCTGCTCGCCGTGGCCCCTGCCGCGTGGTCGGCAGAGCCATGCGCCGTGGAAATCCATGGCACCGACCAGATGACCTTCGACAAGGCCGCCATCACCGTGCCCAAGGCTTGCGCCGTGTTCACCGTCACGCTCACCCACCCTGGCGACATGCCGAAGAACGTGATGGGCCACAACTGGGTGCTGAGTACCCAGGCCGACATGCAAGGCGTGCTCGACGACGGCCAGAAAGCCGGCGAGGCACTGGACTACGTGAAGCCCGGCGACACCCGGGTGCTCGCCCACACCCGCCTGATCGGCGGCGGTGAAACAGACAGCATCAGCCTCGACGTCCGGTCGCTGAAGGCAGGTACCGCGTACAGCTTCTACTGCTCGTTCCCGTTCCACGGCACCTTGATGAAAGGCTCCCTGACCCTCGGCAGCTGA